In Lachnospiraceae bacterium, one DNA window encodes the following:
- a CDS encoding glycogen/starch/alpha-glucan phosphorylase — protein sequence MKNTGFDKALFKNAVIFNVKNMFRRTIDEATPQQIFQAVAYTVKDDIIDQWITTHKEYEKKDVKTLYYLSMEFLMGRALGNNMINLCEYKEIAEALDEMGFDLNAIEDQEPDAALGNGGLGRLAACFLDSLATLGYPAYGCGIRYRYGMFKQKIEDGYQVEVPDNWLENGNPFEIRRPEYAVEVKFGGYVRIEDRNGMSHFVQEGYQSVKAVPYDLPVVGYGNHIVNTLRIWDAEPVNTFNLDSFDRGDYQKAVEQENLAKNIVEVLYPNDNHYAGKELRLKQQYFFISASVQRAVQKFKEKHDDIHQFPEKVVFQLNDTHPTVAIPELMRILLDDEGLTWEEAWDITTRTCAYTNHTIMSEALEKWPVDLFSRLLPRIYQIVEEINRRFVNEIQQRYPGDQDKIAKMAVVYNGQVRMAYMAIVAGFSVNGVARLHTEILKHEELKDFYEMMPEKFNNKTNGITQRRFLLHGNPLLADWVTDKIGDDWITNLPHIKELAAFAGDKECQKEFLDIKYKNKVRLAKYIKEHNGIDVDPNSIFDVQVKRLHEYKRQLMNILHVMYLYNQLKDDPNMDMVPRTFIFGAKAAAGYRRAKLTIKLINSVADVINNDMSIGGKIKVVFIEDYRVSNAEIIFAAADVSEQISTASKEASGTGNMKFMLNGALTLGTMDGANVEIVEEVGQENAFIFGLSADEVINYENNGGYNPMDIFNNDPQIRRVLMQLTNGYYSPKDPQMFKEIYDSLLNNFGGSRPDTYFILKDFRSYAEAHEKIDKAYRDRQWWAKAALINVSHSGKFTSDRTIEEYVRDIWHLKKVTLEQ from the coding sequence ATGAAAAATACAGGCTTTGACAAGGCTTTGTTCAAAAATGCAGTAATCTTTAATGTAAAAAACATGTTCCGCCGTACTATCGACGAAGCAACCCCTCAGCAGATCTTCCAGGCTGTGGCTTATACAGTAAAGGACGATATCATTGACCAGTGGATAACAACCCACAAGGAATATGAGAAAAAAGATGTAAAGACCCTTTATTATCTGTCTATGGAGTTTTTAATGGGTCGTGCCCTTGGAAACAATATGATCAATCTTTGTGAATATAAGGAGATCGCAGAAGCATTAGACGAAATGGGCTTTGATTTAAATGCCATTGAAGACCAGGAACCGGATGCAGCATTAGGAAATGGTGGTTTAGGACGTTTAGCAGCATGCTTCCTTGACTCTTTAGCAACCTTGGGCTATCCGGCATACGGTTGCGGTATCCGTTACCGTTATGGTATGTTTAAACAGAAGATCGAAGATGGTTATCAGGTAGAAGTTCCGGATAACTGGCTGGAAAATGGAAATCCATTTGAGATCCGTCGTCCGGAGTATGCAGTAGAAGTAAAATTCGGCGGCTATGTACGTATTGAAGACCGCAATGGTATGAGCCATTTCGTACAGGAAGGTTATCAGTCTGTAAAAGCTGTTCCATATGACCTGCCAGTTGTAGGCTATGGCAACCACATTGTAAATACACTTCGTATCTGGGATGCAGAACCGGTAAACACCTTTAACCTGGATTCCTTTGACCGCGGTGATTACCAGAAGGCAGTTGAACAGGAAAATCTGGCTAAAAATATTGTTGAAGTTCTTTATCCAAACGATAACCATTATGCAGGTAAAGAACTGCGTTTAAAACAGCAGTATTTCTTTATTTCTGCCAGCGTCCAGAGAGCTGTCCAGAAATTTAAAGAAAAACACGATGATATCCATCAGTTCCCGGAGAAGGTGGTATTCCAGTTAAATGATACACATCCAACTGTAGCAATCCCTGAGTTAATGCGTATCCTTTTAGACGATGAAGGCCTTACCTGGGAAGAGGCATGGGATATTACTACCAGAACCTGTGCATACACCAATCATACTATTATGTCTGAGGCACTGGAGAAGTGGCCGGTAGACTTGTTCTCCCGTCTGCTCCCACGTATTTATCAGATCGTAGAAGAAATCAACCGCCGTTTTGTAAATGAGATCCAGCAGAGATATCCTGGCGATCAGGACAAGATCGCAAAAATGGCAGTTGTATACAACGGTCAGGTTAGAATGGCTTACATGGCGATCGTAGCAGGCTTCTCAGTAAACGGCGTTGCAAGACTGCATACAGAGATCTTAAAGCATGAGGAGTTAAAAGACTTCTATGAGATGATGCCTGAGAAATTCAACAATAAGACTAATGGTATTACCCAGAGACGTTTCTTGCTTCACGGCAATCCGTTATTAGCTGACTGGGTAACAGATAAGATCGGTGATGACTGGATCACAAATCTGCCTCATATTAAAGAACTGGCAGCATTTGCAGGTGATAAGGAATGCCAGAAGGAATTCCTGGATATCAAATATAAGAATAAAGTCCGTCTGGCTAAGTACATTAAGGAGCATAACGGCATTGACGTTGATCCAAATTCTATTTTCGATGTACAGGTAAAGAGACTTCATGAGTATAAACGTCAGCTGATGAACATTCTTCATGTTATGTATCTTTACAACCAGTTAAAGGATGATCCAAACATGGATATGGTTCCAAGAACCTTTATCTTCGGTGCAAAGGCAGCAGCAGGTTACCGCCGCGCAAAACTGACGATTAAGCTGATCAATTCAGTAGCAGATGTGATCAACAATGATATGTCCATTGGCGGTAAGATCAAGGTGGTATTTATTGAAGATTACCGGGTATCCAACGCAGAGATCATCTTTGCGGCAGCGGATGTGAGCGAGCAGATCTCCACAGCCAGCAAAGAGGCTTCCGGTACCGGTAACATGAAGTTTATGTTAAACGGCGCTCTTACATTAGGAACTATGGATGGTGCAAACGTTGAGATCGTAGAAGAAGTTGGACAGGAAAATGCCTTTATCTTTGGCCTTTCTGCAGACGAAGTTATCAATTATGAGAATAACGGCGGCTATAATCCAATGGATATCTTCAACAATGATCCTCAGATCCGCAGAGTGCTGATGCAGCTGACCAATGGATATTATTCACCAAAGGATCCACAGATGTTTAAGGAAATCTATGATTCTCTGTTAAATAACTTTGGAGGCAGCCGTCCGGATACTTACTTTATCCTGAAAGACTTCCGTTCTTATGCAGAGGCTCATGAGAAGATCGACAAGGCTTACAGAGACAGACAGTGGTGGGCAAAAGCAGCTCTTATTAATGTTTCCCATAGCGGTAAGTTTACATCTGATCGTACCATTGAAGAGTATGTAAGAGATATCTGGCATCTGAAAAAGGTGACATTAGAGCAGTAA